The following proteins are encoded in a genomic region of Stegostoma tigrinum isolate sSteTig4 chromosome 2, sSteTig4.hap1, whole genome shotgun sequence:
- the LOC132207167 gene encoding octapeptide-repeat protein T2-like has translation ERARARERERESARERARERERARESERERERAHAREHERESARERERARERERERESERESERESERESERESARERARESARERERARESARERERARESARERERARESERERERARESERERERARESERERERESARERARERARARERESERESARERARERARESERARERARARERESERESARERARERARERERARERERARESARERARARERARERERERERERERERERERERERERERERERERESARESERESERERESARERERFPSCLSNTMFVAVVAWYIEYMTKGEFQTSEYMKATHNDQILDYSP, from the exons gagagagcgcgcgcgagagagcgagagagagagagcgcgcgcgagagagcgagagagagagagcgcgcgcgagagagcgagcgcgagagagagagagcgcatgcgagagagcacgagagagagagcgcgcgcgagagagagagagcgagagagagagagcgagagagagagagcgagagagagagcgagagagagagcgagagagagagcgagagagagagcgcgcgcgagagagcgagagagagcgcgagagagcgcgagagagcgcgagagagcgcgagagagcgcgagagagcgcgagagagcgcgagagagcgcgagagagcgagagagagcgagagagagcgagagagagcgagagagagcgagagagagcgagagagagcgagagagagcgagagagagcgcgagagagagagcgcgcgcgagagagcgagagagagagcgcgcgcgagagagcgagagagcgagagagagagcgcgcgcgagagagcgagagagcgcgcgcgagagagcgagagagcgagagagagagcgcgcgcgagagagcgagagagcgagagagagagcgcgcgcgagagagcgagagagcgcgcgagagagcgagagagagcgcgagagagagagcgcgcgcgagagagcgcgagagagagagcgcgcgcgagagagagagcgcgcgagagagagcgcgagagagagcgcgagagagagcgcgagagagagcgcgagagagagcgcgagagagagcgagagagagagcgagagagagagcgagagagcgcgagagagagcgagagagagagcgagagagagcgagagagcgcgagagagcgcgagaga TTTCCATCCTGTCTGTCCAATacaatgtttgtggcagtcgttgcatggtacaTTGAATATATGACCAagggggagttccaaacctcagagTACATGAAAGCAACCCACAATGACCAAATCCTcgactactcaccataa